In one Cervus canadensis isolate Bull #8, Minnesota chromosome 22, ASM1932006v1, whole genome shotgun sequence genomic region, the following are encoded:
- the LOC122425071 gene encoding LOW QUALITY PROTEIN: T-complex protein 1 subunit zeta-like (The sequence of the model RefSeq protein was modified relative to this genomic sequence to represent the inferred CDS: deleted 2 bases in 2 codons) — protein sequence MAAVKTLNPKAARAQAALAVNISAARGLQDVLRTNMGPKGTMKMLVSGAGDTKLTKDGNVLLPEMQIQHPTASLIAKVATAQDDITDDGTASNVLIIGELLKQADVYNSESFHPRIITEGFEAAKEKALQFLEQVKVSKEMERETLIDVARTSLRTKVHAELADVLTEAVVDSILAIKKQDEPIDLFMVEIMERKHKSEIDTSLIRGLVLDHGAQHPDMKRGEDAYILTCNVSSEYEKTEVNSGFFYTSAEEREKLVKAEKKFIKDRVKKIIDLKKKVCGDSDKGFIVINQKGIDPLSLDALAKKGIIALRRAKRRNMERLTLACGGIALNSLDDLNPDCLGHAGLVYEYTLGEEKFTFIEKCNNPRCVTLLIKRPNKHTLTQIKDAIRDGLRAVKNALDDGCAVPGAGSVEVDTAEALDKHKPSVKGRAQLGVQAFADALLIIPKVLPQNSGFDLQETLIKVQAEHSESGQLVGVDLNTGEPMVAAEAGIWNNYCEKKQLPHSCTVIATNILLVDEIMRAGMSSLKG from the exons ATGGCAGCCGTGAAGACCCTGAACCCCAAGGCGGCCCGAGCGCAGGCGGCGTTGGCGGTCAACATTAGCGCGGCCCGGGGGCTGCAGGACGTGCTGAGGACCAACATGGGGCCTAAGGGCACCATGAAGATGCTCGTTTCTGGTGCTGGAGACACCAAACTCACTAAAGATGGAAATGTGCTGCTTCCTGAAATGCAAATTCAACACCCAACAGCTTCCTTAATAGCCAAAGTAGCAACAGCCCAGGATGACATAACTGATGATGGTACTGCTTCCAATGTCCTCATCATTGGAGAGCTGCTGAAGCAGGCGGATGTCTACAATTCTGAAAGTTTTCATCCCAGAATAATTACAGAAGGATTTGAAGCTGCAAAGGAAAAGGCACTTCAGTTTTTGGAACAAGTCAAAGTAAGCAAAGAGATGGAAAGGGAAACACTTATAGACGTGGCCAGAACATCTCTTCGTACTAAAGTTCATGCTGAACTCGCTGATGTCCTAACAGAGGCTGTAGTGGACTCCATTTTggccatt aaaaaacaagatgaaCCTATTGATCTCTTCATGGTTGAGATCATGGAGAGGAAACATAAATCTGAAATAGATACAAGCTTGATCAGAGGTCTTGTTTTGGACCACGGGGCACAGCATCCTGATATGAAGAGAGGAGAAGATGCATACATCCTCACATGCAACGTGTCATCAGAATATGAAAAAACAGAAGTGAATTCTGGC TTTTTTTACACGagtgcagaggagagagagaaattagtGAAAGCCGAAAAGAAATTCATCAAAGacagagttaaaaaaataatcgACCTGAAAAAGAAAGTCTGTGGTGATTCAGATAAAGGATTCATTGTTATTAATCAAAAGGGAATTGATCCCCTTTCCTTAGATGCTCTTGCCAAAAAAGGCATAATAGCTCTGCGCAGAGCTAAAAGGAGAAACATGGAAAGGTTGACTCTTGCTTGTGGTGGGATAGCACTAAATTCTCTTGATGACCTAAATCCTGATTGTTTGGGACATGCAGGACTTGTCTATGAATATACATTGGGAGAAGAGAAGTTCACCTTTATTGAGAAATGTAACAATCCTCGCTGTGTCACATTACTGATCAAAAGACCAAATAAGCACACGCTTACTCAAATCAAAGATGCAATAAGAGATGGCTTGAGGGCTGTTAAAAATGCTCTTGATGATGGCTGTGCAGTCCCAGGTGCTGGCTCAGTGGAAGTGGACACGGCAGAAGCCCTGGATAAACACAAGCCCAGCGTAAAGGGCAGGGCCCAGCTTGGAGTCCAAGCATTTGCTGATGCGTTGCTCATTATTCCCAAGGTTCTTCCTCAGAACTCTGGTTTTGACCTTCAGGAAACACTAATTAAAGTTCAAGCAGAACATTCAGAATCTGGTCAGCTTGTGGGTGTGGACTTGAACACTGGTGAACCAATGGTAGCAGCAGAAGCAGGCATATGGAATAACTATTGTGAAAAGAAACAGCTTCCTCACTCCTGCACTGTGATTGCCACCAACATTCTCCTGGTTGATGAGATCATGAGAGCTGGAATGTCTTCCCTAAAAGGCTGA